From the Accumulibacter sp. genome, one window contains:
- a CDS encoding DUF190 domain-containing protein, which yields MKGSLLRFYVGEGERLHGVLLWEWLLAEGNRLGIRGGSAFRAVGGFGRRHAVHEERFFELAGSGAIEVEFVVTEDEEWRILDLLRRENVRIFYSRMPASFDIINPDARDLAPPGLGD from the coding sequence ATGAAAGGCTCCCTGCTTCGTTTCTATGTCGGCGAGGGCGAGCGTCTGCACGGCGTTCTGCTCTGGGAATGGCTGCTTGCCGAGGGCAACCGGCTCGGCATCCGTGGCGGCTCGGCGTTCCGTGCGGTCGGTGGGTTCGGGCGTCGACACGCGGTACACGAGGAGCGCTTCTTCGAGCTCGCGGGCAGTGGTGCCATCGAGGTCGAATTCGTCGTCACCGAGGACGAGGAGTGGCGAATTCTCGACCTGCTCCGGCGCGAGAACGTCAGGATCTTCTACTCGCGGATGCCGGCCAGCTTCGACATCATCAATCCCGACGCGAGGGACCTTGCCCCGCCCGGCTTGGGCGACTAG
- a CDS encoding ABC transporter substrate-binding protein: MKSLMASLYMSLTLTCGLAAATEFRVLVVMSYEDDNPWVKEIREGIDHVLRRSAEVTYFHMNTKVNREGGPRRAAEAFALFQSLQPDGVITADDDAQSMFVLPYLLNRTAVPIIFNGVNASADSYGFPSAHVSGILERAHVRESLAFIKQIVPAVRSACFMTADVPSGMALRTQVESEKATYPLTIGGFHLVRNNRQIDTLRRTLNAHCNVLFVDSLEGIADRDGKPQTNQEMLQILRHAYDRPILGGNRYQVEQGAWAAVVKTGQEQGELSATMLLQAMQGKPVSTLPVTQNSRGQRIINVTALERHGIVPRPTVLRGATLVRQQP, translated from the coding sequence ATGAAATCCCTCATGGCCTCGCTGTACATGTCGCTGACGCTGACGTGTGGTCTTGCGGCCGCCACCGAATTCAGGGTTCTCGTGGTGATGAGCTACGAGGACGACAACCCGTGGGTCAAAGAGATCCGCGAGGGCATCGACCACGTGCTGCGCCGCTCGGCCGAGGTCACCTACTTCCACATGAACACCAAGGTCAACCGCGAAGGCGGCCCGCGCCGGGCCGCGGAGGCTTTCGCGCTGTTCCAGTCGCTACAGCCAGACGGCGTCATCACCGCCGACGACGACGCTCAGTCGATGTTCGTGCTCCCCTACCTGCTAAACCGCACGGCTGTCCCGATAATTTTCAACGGCGTCAATGCCAGCGCCGACAGCTACGGCTTCCCCAGCGCGCATGTCTCAGGCATCCTCGAGCGGGCACACGTGCGCGAATCGCTGGCTTTCATCAAGCAGATCGTGCCGGCCGTGCGGAGCGCCTGCTTCATGACCGCCGACGTGCCATCAGGGATGGCCCTGCGCACGCAAGTTGAAAGCGAGAAGGCGACCTACCCCCTGACCATCGGCGGCTTTCACTTGGTACGCAACAACAGACAGATCGACACCCTGCGCAGGACCCTGAACGCACACTGCAACGTGTTGTTCGTCGATAGCTTGGAAGGCATCGCCGACCGGGACGGCAAGCCGCAGACCAACCAAGAGATGCTCCAGATCCTGCGCCACGCATACGATAGACCCATCCTCGGAGGCAACCGCTACCAGGTCGAGCAGGGCGCTTGGGCGGCAGTGGTCAAGACCGGCCAAGAGCAGGGCGAGCTGTCGGCCACGATGTTGCTGCAGGCGATGCAAGGCAAGCCCGTGAGTACCCTGCCGGTGACGCAGAACAGCCGAGGGCAACGCATCATCAACGTCACCGCGCTGGAGCGCCACGGCATCGTTCCACGACCCACGGTCTTGCGCGGGGCCACTCTCGTCCGCCAACAGCCCTGA
- the crcB gene encoding fluoride efflux transporter CrcB — MWKSILAISLGAALGALLRWQLGVRLNAILPSVPPGTLVANLLGAYVIGLAIAFFAFSTTVSPEWRLLVITGFCGGLTTFSTFSAELVVLLQQGRLLWASLLILAHVAGSMLMTLAGMATVFWLKDAG, encoded by the coding sequence ATGTGGAAGTCGATCCTTGCCATTTCGCTTGGCGCTGCGCTTGGCGCACTGCTGCGCTGGCAGCTCGGCGTCCGGCTCAACGCGATCCTGCCGAGCGTTCCGCCGGGGACGCTCGTCGCGAACCTGCTTGGCGCCTATGTCATCGGTCTGGCGATCGCCTTTTTCGCATTCTCGACGACCGTCTCGCCCGAGTGGCGTCTGCTCGTCATCACGGGCTTTTGCGGCGGCTTGACGACCTTCTCCACGTTTTCCGCCGAATTGGTCGTCTTGCTGCAACAGGGTCGGCTGCTGTGGGCGTCGCTCTTGATTCTGGCGCATGTTGCCGGCTCAATGCTGATGACGCTTGCCGGCATGGCGACTGTCTTCTGGCTTAAGGATGCGGGCTGA